One stretch of Streptomyces agglomeratus DNA includes these proteins:
- a CDS encoding hemolysin family protein: protein MTEVLLLAVAVLLSLACGAFVAAEFSLTTIERGDLERAVERNERGAASALKAVRSLTFQLSGAQLGITVTNLLVGMLAEPSIGKLIQGPLRGLGLSPATASSVALVIGTALSTVVLMVVGELVPKNWAISSPLAVAKVVAAPQRIFSLVFRPLISHLNGSANRIVRRFGLEPAEELASARSPQELVALARHSAREGALEADTAELFVRTLNLAELSAENVMTPRVQVTALDVQATAEDVANATRATGLSRFPVYRGSLDSVVGIAHIKDVLTVPAERRPSYPVSSLLREPLLVPESLTVDRLLDRLSGKQTMAVVIDEYGGTAGVVTLEDIVEEVVGEVRDEHDPHETPDLAPAGEDADGRVLWSADGAARTDQLERVGLRVHEGPYETLAGLVAHELGRIPAVGDRIELAGWQLDVVDAAGRRAARVMLHAPLPGESAGSGTTDSADSFGPGDKEAGR, encoded by the coding sequence ATGACCGAAGTGCTTCTGCTCGCCGTGGCCGTGCTGCTCTCGCTCGCCTGCGGAGCCTTTGTCGCGGCGGAGTTCTCGCTGACCACGATCGAGCGCGGAGACCTCGAGCGCGCCGTGGAGCGGAACGAGCGGGGCGCCGCCAGCGCCCTCAAGGCCGTACGCAGCCTTACGTTCCAGCTCTCCGGTGCCCAGCTCGGCATCACCGTCACCAACCTCCTCGTCGGTATGCTCGCCGAGCCTTCCATCGGCAAGCTGATCCAGGGCCCGCTCCGGGGTCTCGGGCTGTCCCCCGCGACCGCCTCGTCGGTGGCTCTGGTCATCGGTACGGCGCTGTCCACCGTTGTCCTGATGGTCGTCGGCGAGCTGGTGCCGAAGAACTGGGCGATCTCCTCGCCGCTGGCCGTGGCCAAGGTCGTGGCCGCCCCGCAGCGGATCTTCAGCCTCGTGTTCCGGCCGCTCATCAGCCACCTCAACGGCTCGGCGAACCGGATCGTACGGCGCTTCGGTCTGGAACCGGCCGAGGAGCTGGCGTCCGCCCGCAGTCCCCAGGAGCTCGTCGCCCTGGCGCGGCACTCCGCGAGGGAGGGTGCGCTGGAGGCCGACACCGCCGAGCTGTTCGTACGGACCCTCAATCTGGCCGAGCTGAGCGCCGAGAACGTGATGACGCCGCGCGTTCAGGTCACCGCGCTCGATGTGCAGGCCACCGCCGAGGACGTCGCGAACGCGACGCGCGCGACCGGCCTGTCCCGCTTCCCCGTCTACCGGGGCAGCCTCGACTCGGTCGTCGGCATCGCGCACATCAAGGACGTACTGACCGTGCCCGCCGAGCGCAGGCCGTCCTACCCGGTCTCCTCCCTGCTGCGCGAGCCCCTGCTCGTGCCGGAGTCGCTGACCGTGGACCGCCTCCTCGACCGGCTGTCGGGCAAACAGACCATGGCTGTCGTCATCGACGAGTACGGCGGCACGGCGGGCGTCGTGACGCTGGAGGACATCGTCGAGGAGGTCGTCGGCGAGGTGCGGGACGAACACGATCCGCACGAGACGCCGGATCTCGCCCCGGCGGGCGAGGACGCCGACGGGCGGGTGCTGTGGTCGGCGGACGGCGCGGCCAGGACGGACCAGCTGGAGCGGGTCGGACTGCGGGTGCACGAAGGGCCGTACGAGACGCTCGCAGGACTGGTCGCACACGAGCTGGGACGCATTCCGGCCGTGGGTGACCGGATCGAACTGGCCGGGTGGCAGCTGGACGTGGTGGACGCGGCCGGACGGCGCGCGGCACGCGTGATGCTGCACGCGCCGCTGCCCGGCGAGTCCGCGGGTTCCGGCACCACCGACTCCGCCGACTCGTTCGGCCCCGGCGACAAGGAGGCCGGGCGATGA
- a CDS encoding SGNH/GDSL hydrolase family protein, translating to MELNATYTSLVAVGDSFTEGMSDALPDGSYRGWADLLAARLAARTPGFQYANLAVRGKLIGQIVAEQVEVAAAMRADVVTLVGGLNDTLRPKVDMGRVCGLLEEAAGKLAPSCKQLVLMRSPGRNGPVMERFRPRMEQLFHFIDALAARHGALVVDLYGAPALADPRMWHVDRLHLTAEGHRRVAEAVWQALGHAAEDDWRAPLEPGVLPGWAARRGSDLRFAREHLVPWVGRRVTGRSSGDGRPAKRPDLLPYDIPLP from the coding sequence ATGGAACTCAATGCCACCTACACCAGTCTCGTCGCGGTCGGCGACTCCTTCACCGAAGGCATGTCGGACGCGCTGCCCGACGGCTCGTACCGGGGCTGGGCGGACCTGCTCGCCGCCCGGCTCGCGGCGCGCACGCCCGGTTTCCAGTACGCGAATCTCGCCGTGCGGGGCAAGCTGATCGGTCAGATCGTCGCCGAGCAGGTCGAGGTCGCGGCCGCCATGCGGGCGGATGTCGTGACGCTGGTGGGTGGCCTCAACGACACGCTCCGGCCGAAGGTCGACATGGGCCGGGTGTGCGGACTGCTCGAAGAGGCGGCCGGGAAGCTCGCTCCTTCCTGCAAGCAACTGGTTCTGATGCGCAGTCCCGGCCGCAACGGTCCGGTGATGGAGCGCTTCCGGCCGCGCATGGAGCAGCTGTTCCACTTCATCGACGCCCTGGCCGCACGCCACGGCGCTCTGGTGGTCGACCTGTACGGGGCGCCCGCGCTCGCCGATCCCCGGATGTGGCATGTAGACCGGCTGCACCTGACGGCGGAGGGGCATCGGCGGGTGGCCGAGGCGGTGTGGCAGGCGCTGGGCCACGCGGCCGAGGACGACTGGCGCGCGCCGCTGGAGCCCGGTGTACTGCCGGGGTGGGCGGCGCGGCGCGGGAGTGATCTGCGGTTCGCGCGCGAGCACCTCGTTCCGTGGGTAGGGCGACGGGTCACGGGGCGGTCCTCGGGCGACGGACGGCCGGCCAAGCGCCCCGACCTGCTGCCGTACGACATCCCCCTGCCGTAG
- a CDS encoding hemolysin family protein has product MTAVQLLIGLLTLVVNAFFVGAEFALISVRRSQIEPDAEEGNRRARSVLWGLEHVSALLAAAQLGITLCTLVLGVVAEPAIAHLLEPVFHAVGVPDGLTHPISFVIALTVATYLHMLFGEMVPKNIALAEPVRTALLLGPPLVALARALRPVIFAINAFANALLKLLRVETRNEVSATFTDDELARLVTDAGHAGLLDDRAAERLHDALELGRRPVQDVVMPVERVVFAQIGTTPEDLERLSAESGFSRFPVLEGLRILGYLHVKDALDAAPRNVPFPVSALRPIARVRAATPLDDVLTAMRRSRTHLAAVLGDDGNPAGLVTMEDVLRELVGRPDQRQS; this is encoded by the coding sequence ATGACCGCGGTCCAACTGCTCATCGGCCTGCTCACGCTGGTCGTCAACGCCTTCTTCGTCGGCGCGGAATTCGCACTGATCTCCGTACGCCGCAGTCAGATCGAACCGGACGCGGAAGAGGGGAACCGGCGGGCGCGCAGCGTCCTGTGGGGACTCGAACACGTGTCGGCGCTGCTGGCGGCGGCCCAGCTGGGCATCACCCTGTGCACGCTAGTGCTCGGTGTGGTCGCCGAACCCGCCATCGCGCATCTGCTGGAGCCGGTCTTCCACGCCGTCGGCGTGCCGGACGGGCTGACCCACCCGATCTCGTTCGTCATCGCGCTCACCGTGGCGACCTATCTGCACATGCTGTTCGGCGAGATGGTGCCGAAGAACATCGCGCTGGCCGAGCCGGTCAGGACCGCGCTGCTGCTCGGACCGCCACTGGTGGCGCTGGCCCGGGCGCTGCGGCCGGTGATCTTCGCGATCAACGCCTTCGCGAACGCGCTGCTCAAGCTGTTGCGGGTGGAGACCAGGAACGAGGTGTCCGCCACCTTCACTGACGACGAACTGGCGCGGCTCGTCACGGACGCGGGCCACGCCGGCCTTCTCGACGACCGCGCGGCCGAGCGGCTGCACGACGCCCTGGAGCTGGGCCGGCGCCCGGTGCAGGACGTGGTGATGCCGGTGGAGCGCGTGGTGTTCGCCCAGATCGGGACGACGCCGGAGGACCTGGAGCGGCTCTCGGCCGAGTCTGGGTTCTCCCGGTTCCCGGTACTGGAGGGTCTGCGGATCCTGGGATACCTGCACGTCAAGGACGCTTTGGACGCCGCGCCGCGCAACGTGCCGTTCCCGGTCTCCGCTCTGCGGCCGATCGCCCGGGTGCGGGCGGCCACTCCGCTCGACGACGTACTGACGGCGATGCGGCGCAGCCGGACACATCTGGCGGCCGTACTGGGCGACGACGGGAATCCCGCCGGCCTGGTCACGATGGAGGACGTGCTGCGTGAGCTGGTGGGGCGGCCGGACCAGCGGCAGTCCTGA